In Lentibacillus amyloliquefaciens, one DNA window encodes the following:
- a CDS encoding c-type cytochrome translates to MSRNAVIPYALIAGIGILLVIVISFVGLNQQEAIQEEESGGEQSEQQEGGSGDGSGGGDGSGGGETAANGEEVYQNNCASCHGQDLSGGAGPALDTVGGKYSKDEIKQIIADGFPDAGMPPGLVQGEDAEAVAQWLSEQQ, encoded by the coding sequence ATGAGTAGAAATGCAGTCATACCATACGCTTTAATAGCCGGTATAGGCATCCTGTTAGTTATCGTCATATCATTTGTTGGTCTTAACCAGCAAGAAGCTATACAGGAAGAAGAAAGTGGCGGGGAGCAAAGTGAACAGCAGGAAGGCGGCTCTGGCGATGGTTCCGGCGGCGGTGACGGCTCCGGTGGCGGAGAAACAGCTGCAAACGGTGAAGAAGTCTACCAGAATAACTGTGCAAGCTGCCATGGACAAGACTTATCAGGCGGTGCAGGACCTGCTCTGGACACTGTCGGAGGCAAATATTCCAAAGATGAAATCAAGCAAATTATTGCAGATGGCTTCCCTGATGCCGGAATGCCTCCGGGTCTGGTTCAGGGTGAAGATGCTGAAGCTGTAGCACAATGGCTTTCCGAGCAGCAGTAA
- the dnaG gene encoding DNA primase has product MPKQVSEENIEEIRRSNDIVDVIGDYIQLKKQGRNFFGLCPFHGEQTPSFSVTQEKQIFHCFGCGKGGNVITFIMEMEGYTFYEALRLLSDKSGIELPEVSDEQKSSISMESQSILSASEWIAKLYHHLLRYTKDGNEGYRYFKDRGIEDDTIDAFQLGFAPNVKDFTAEFLKKKGFHQQILVKAGLLSLTENNIAADRFRSRVIFPIRNHLGKTVAFGGRTISDQEPKYLNSPESELFQKGKLLYNFDLAKKHIRKQSEAVLFEGYMDVISAYQAGVKNAVATLGTSLTDSQARLLRRYVDTVIICYDADAAGNEAAYKAAELLKKTGCQVKIANLRENMDPDDFITEFGAEQFQQEVIKSSLTFTNFYMRYLKKNYNLTLEGDRIQYIEKVLEYLATVDSSVEREYYLQEINDAYNVSMDSLKQEIAGYRQRMGIGKDKINKNRYTNRAPNDNYTKKLLPAFQNAERQLIAYMLQDASVIDKVQEEIGASFNVDDHKIIATYLYAYYEDHEEPDVSMFVEMLEDDRLKQLVTEIAMIPVYDNITHDEINDYIKTILVENSNKQDVQTLKEEQRIAEQQNDPIKAAEIAMQIIELQKQWKKIK; this is encoded by the coding sequence ATGCCTAAACAGGTATCTGAAGAGAATATAGAAGAAATTCGCCGTTCTAACGACATTGTTGATGTCATTGGTGACTATATCCAATTGAAAAAACAAGGCCGCAATTTCTTTGGGCTTTGTCCGTTTCATGGTGAACAGACTCCCTCATTTTCTGTTACGCAGGAAAAACAAATTTTCCATTGTTTTGGATGTGGAAAAGGCGGGAATGTCATAACTTTTATAATGGAAATGGAAGGGTACACTTTCTACGAGGCTTTAAGGCTTCTTTCAGACAAAAGCGGTATTGAACTGCCTGAGGTGTCTGATGAGCAAAAATCATCCATTTCCATGGAAAGTCAAAGTATTCTGTCCGCTTCCGAATGGATCGCTAAGCTTTACCACCATTTATTGCGTTATACAAAAGATGGCAATGAGGGCTATCGGTACTTCAAGGATCGCGGAATAGAAGATGATACCATTGATGCGTTTCAGCTCGGTTTTGCACCGAACGTCAAAGATTTCACAGCTGAGTTTCTTAAGAAAAAAGGATTTCACCAACAGATTCTTGTCAAAGCTGGTCTCTTATCGTTGACTGAGAACAATATTGCTGCAGACAGATTCCGCAGCCGGGTTATCTTTCCAATCCGCAATCACCTTGGTAAAACAGTTGCTTTCGGAGGCAGAACAATTTCAGATCAGGAACCTAAATATTTAAACAGCCCTGAAAGTGAGCTTTTTCAAAAAGGAAAGCTTCTTTATAATTTTGATTTAGCCAAAAAGCATATCCGCAAGCAAAGTGAAGCTGTATTATTTGAAGGTTATATGGATGTTATATCTGCATATCAGGCTGGTGTAAAGAACGCTGTTGCTACCTTGGGCACGTCACTTACAGACTCACAGGCAAGGCTTCTCAGACGTTATGTTGATACCGTCATTATTTGCTATGATGCTGATGCAGCAGGCAATGAAGCTGCTTATAAAGCTGCGGAACTGCTGAAAAAGACCGGGTGTCAGGTTAAGATAGCCAATCTCCGCGAGAACATGGATCCGGATGATTTTATAACAGAATTTGGAGCTGAACAATTTCAGCAGGAAGTTATTAAATCAAGTTTGACTTTCACCAATTTCTATATGCGGTATCTGAAGAAAAACTATAATCTGACACTCGAAGGAGACCGTATACAATATATTGAAAAGGTTTTGGAATACCTCGCGACGGTTGATAGTTCTGTTGAACGGGAATACTATTTACAAGAGATCAATGATGCTTATAATGTGTCAATGGATTCATTAAAACAGGAAATTGCGGGTTACCGCCAAAGAATGGGAATTGGCAAGGATAAGATAAATAAGAACAGATATACTAATAGGGCACCAAATGATAACTATACGAAAAAATTGCTGCCAGCTTTTCAAAATGCTGAGCGACAGCTGATTGCATATATGTTGCAAGATGCGTCCGTTATTGATAAAGTTCAGGAGGAAATAGGCGCGTCCTTTAACGTGGATGATCATAAAATCATTGCGACGTATTTATATGCCTATTATGAAGATCACGAAGAACCAGATGTGAGCATGTTTGTTGAAATGCTGGAAGACGACAGGCTTAAGCAGCTGGTGACTGAAATTGCAATGATACCAGTATATGATAATATAACGCATGATGAAATCAACGACTATATTAAAACAATTCTTGTTGAAAACAGCAACAAGCAGGATGTCCAAACATTAAAAGAGGAGCAGAGAATTGCTGAACAGCAGAATGACCCAATAAAAGCTGCTGAGATAGCAATGCAAATCATCGAACTCCAAAAGCAATGGAAGAAGATAAAATGA
- a CDS encoding deoxyribonuclease IV: MLKIGSHVSMSGKKMLQGSSEQAVSYGGNVFMIYTGAPQNTRRKPINELNIEAGREHMEEHGILELIVHAPYIINIGNTSKPETFELGVDFLRNEIDRTAALGAKQIVLHPGSHVGAGADKGIAKIIEGLNEVLDKNQNVQIALETMAGKGSEIGRTFDELAKIFDGVTHNEKLSVCLDTCHIHDGGYDVVNDFDGVLNEFDKIIGLDRLKVVHVNDSKNERGAHKDRHENIGFGHIGFEALHYVINHPQLKELPKILETPFVGEDKKNKKPPYKFEIDMIKEGEFEKDLKEKIMNQ, encoded by the coding sequence ATGTTAAAAATTGGATCACATGTATCAATGAGCGGGAAGAAAATGCTTCAGGGTTCCAGCGAACAAGCCGTTTCGTATGGTGGCAACGTATTTATGATTTATACGGGAGCACCACAGAATACAAGGAGAAAACCGATTAATGAACTGAACATTGAAGCTGGAAGAGAGCATATGGAAGAGCACGGCATTCTGGAGTTGATCGTTCATGCACCATATATCATTAATATCGGCAACACATCAAAACCTGAAACATTTGAATTAGGGGTCGACTTTTTAAGAAATGAAATCGACCGGACTGCTGCACTCGGAGCTAAACAAATTGTTCTTCATCCGGGGTCACACGTCGGTGCAGGTGCGGATAAGGGGATTGCGAAAATTATTGAAGGGTTAAATGAAGTGCTCGATAAAAACCAGAATGTGCAGATAGCACTTGAAACCATGGCAGGCAAGGGATCGGAAATTGGCCGCACATTTGATGAACTTGCGAAGATATTCGACGGCGTAACACACAATGAAAAGCTGTCTGTTTGTCTTGATACGTGTCATATCCATGATGGCGGATATGATGTTGTTAATGATTTCGATGGCGTTTTGAATGAATTCGATAAGATAATTGGTCTGGACAGGCTGAAAGTTGTACATGTCAATGACAGCAAAAATGAGCGGGGAGCACATAAGGACCGGCACGAAAACATCGGATTCGGACATATTGGCTTTGAAGCACTTCACTATGTCATTAATCATCCTCAATTGAAGGAACTGCCAAAAATTTTGGAAACACCGTTTGTAGGGGAAGATAAGAAAAATAAAAAACCGCCATATAAATTTGAAATTGACATGATCAAAGAAGGCGAATTTGAGAAGGATTTAAAAGAAAAAATAATGAATCAGTAA
- the rpoD gene encoding RNA polymerase sigma factor RpoD — protein sequence MAENKPSQTKENNNSEMTLEQAKNQLLEMGKKRGVLAYEEIADRLSAFAIESEQMDEFYEYLTEQGVEIIGDSEEDPKMQEIAKEEEFDLNDLSVPLGIKINDPVRMYLKEIGRVDLLSAAEEIDLATRIENGDEEAKRRLSEANLRLVVSIAKRYVGRGMLFLDLIQEGNMGLIKAVEKFDYRKGFKFSTYATWWIRQAITRAIADQARTIRIPVHMVETINKLIRVQRQLLQDLGREPTPEEIGKEMELSPDKVREILKIAQEPVSLETPIGEEDDSHLGDFIEDQEAVSPSDHASYELLKEQLEDVLDTLTDREENVLRLRFGLDDGRTRTLEEVGKVFGVTRERIRQIEAKALRKLRHPSRSKRLKDFLE from the coding sequence ATGGCTGAAAATAAGCCTTCACAAACAAAAGAAAACAATAACAGTGAAATGACCCTGGAGCAAGCAAAAAATCAATTGCTTGAGATGGGTAAAAAACGCGGTGTATTGGCTTATGAAGAAATTGCTGACCGTCTGTCCGCTTTTGCAATTGAATCCGAACAGATGGATGAATTTTATGAGTACCTGACAGAGCAAGGTGTCGAAATAATAGGTGATTCTGAAGAGGATCCGAAGATGCAGGAAATTGCTAAAGAGGAAGAATTTGATTTAAATGATCTTAGTGTTCCGCTTGGTATTAAAATAAATGATCCTGTTCGAATGTATTTGAAGGAGATAGGAAGAGTTGATTTATTATCAGCGGCAGAAGAGATCGACTTGGCAACGCGCATTGAGAATGGTGACGAAGAAGCTAAAAGACGACTGTCAGAAGCGAACTTGCGGCTTGTTGTCAGCATTGCCAAACGTTATGTTGGTCGTGGCATGTTGTTCCTTGACTTAATTCAGGAAGGCAATATGGGTCTGATTAAGGCTGTTGAGAAGTTTGACTATCGAAAAGGGTTTAAGTTCAGTACGTATGCTACATGGTGGATCCGTCAAGCGATTACACGGGCAATTGCAGACCAGGCTCGTACAATCAGGATACCTGTCCATATGGTTGAAACAATCAATAAACTTATTCGTGTTCAGCGGCAGCTCTTGCAGGATCTTGGCAGGGAACCGACACCTGAAGAAATCGGGAAAGAGATGGAACTTTCACCGGATAAGGTTCGTGAAATTCTAAAAATTGCTCAGGAGCCTGTTTCACTTGAAACGCCAATAGGTGAAGAAGATGATTCGCATTTAGGTGATTTCATTGAAGATCAGGAAGCTGTGTCACCCTCAGATCATGCATCATATGAATTACTGAAAGAGCAATTGGAGGATGTTCTGGACACGCTTACCGACCGGGAAGAGAATGTGCTGCGTCTCCGTTTTGGTCTTGATGATGGCAGAACAAGGACGCTCGAGGAAGTTGGTAAAGTATTTGGCGTAACGCGGGAAAGAATTCGCCAAATTGAAGCTAAAGCATTGCGTAAACTGCGGCATCCAAGCCGAAGCAAGCGTTTGAAAGATTTTCTCGAATAA
- a CDS encoding helix-turn-helix transcriptional regulator produces MELSNRQEQIITIVKENGPITGENIADRLNLTRATLRPDLAILTMAGFLEARPRVGYFYTGKTGAELFTETIKKFKVYEYQSVPVVVKEGASVYDAISTMFLEDVGTLFVVNDDSCITGVLSRKDLLRASIGNQDLDAIPVHIIMTRMPNITVCYRDDLIVEAAKKLIDNQIDGLPVVKDTDKGTEIVGRITKTTITKIFVELIMEEHF; encoded by the coding sequence GTGGAATTATCGAATAGACAGGAACAAATTATTACAATTGTAAAAGAGAACGGTCCGATTACCGGCGAAAATATTGCAGATCGTTTAAACCTGACACGGGCAACGCTTCGTCCTGATTTAGCCATCCTTACAATGGCAGGCTTTCTCGAAGCGAGACCCCGCGTTGGGTATTTTTATACAGGAAAAACAGGTGCAGAGCTTTTTACTGAAACGATTAAAAAATTCAAAGTTTATGAATATCAATCAGTTCCCGTTGTTGTAAAAGAAGGGGCATCTGTCTATGATGCGATTTCAACCATGTTCCTGGAAGATGTGGGCACCTTGTTTGTCGTCAATGATGATTCATGCATAACTGGTGTTTTATCCAGAAAAGATTTATTACGGGCAAGTATCGGCAATCAGGATTTAGATGCTATTCCGGTACATATTATTATGACCCGGATGCCTAATATCACCGTCTGTTATCGTGATGATCTGATAGTCGAAGCTGCCAAGAAACTGATTGATAACCAAATTGATGGTCTTCCGGTTGTCAAAGATACAGATAAAGGAACGGAAATTGTCGGCCGGATTACGAAAACGACAATCACGAAGATATTTGTGGAACTTATTATGGAGGAGCATTTCTAA
- a CDS encoding Nif3-like dinuclear metal center hexameric protein, producing the protein MAAVTHNADVFKAMETWAPKYLAYDWDNVGLQIGSFQKPVKNILISLDVLEATVNEAIENNVDLIIVHHPLFFKSIKQINMDTAKGRIIQKLIQHDISVYAAHTNFDAANGGMNDIMCHLLGIQNADVLDKNYTERLVKIAVFVPRTHADEVRDAMSRNGAGHIGDYSHCTFQSQGQGTFKPLEGSDPYIGNQGELEFVDEVKIETIIPAAKMTPVIDAMIDAHPYEEAAYDVYPVENSGEVYGVGRIGTLDEELALKTLCERVKKELNVQNIRVTGDLDRKVKTVAVLGGSGEKYINKAKHMGADVYITGDMTFHTAQDAREMGLSVIDPGHYAEKVMISYTKSFLDNYFAEDLNILVSQTNTDPFQFI; encoded by the coding sequence ATGGCAGCAGTTACGCATAATGCAGATGTTTTTAAAGCTATGGAAACCTGGGCACCAAAATATTTGGCTTATGACTGGGATAATGTCGGTTTGCAGATCGGTTCCTTTCAAAAACCCGTGAAAAACATATTGATTTCATTGGATGTACTGGAAGCGACAGTGAATGAGGCTATCGAGAATAATGTCGATCTGATTATCGTCCATCATCCGCTATTCTTTAAATCCATAAAACAAATCAACATGGATACAGCAAAGGGACGTATCATTCAAAAATTGATACAACATGACATTTCAGTTTATGCAGCACATACTAATTTTGATGCGGCAAATGGCGGCATGAATGATATCATGTGTCATTTGCTCGGCATTCAAAACGCGGATGTTCTCGACAAAAACTATACCGAAAGATTGGTGAAAATAGCTGTATTCGTTCCACGGACACATGCTGACGAGGTGCGTGATGCCATGAGCCGGAATGGAGCCGGTCATATTGGGGATTACAGCCATTGTACTTTTCAGTCACAAGGCCAGGGAACATTTAAACCACTTGAGGGGTCTGACCCTTATATCGGAAATCAAGGAGAACTGGAATTTGTCGACGAGGTCAAAATTGAGACAATTATCCCTGCAGCAAAAATGACCCCTGTTATTGATGCTATGATAGATGCCCACCCGTATGAAGAGGCAGCCTATGATGTTTATCCGGTTGAAAACAGCGGTGAAGTTTATGGTGTCGGACGAATCGGCACTTTAGACGAAGAACTGGCATTAAAAACATTATGCGAGCGCGTAAAAAAAGAGCTTAATGTTCAGAATATCAGAGTGACTGGTGATTTGGACCGAAAAGTTAAGACTGTGGCTGTATTAGGCGGCAGCGGCGAAAAATATATTAATAAAGCCAAACACATGGGGGCTGATGTTTATATAACCGGTGACATGACGTTTCATACAGCCCAGGATGCCCGTGAGATGGGACTATCGGTCATCGACCCAGGCCACTATGCTGAAAAAGTAATGATATCCTATACGAAATCATTTTTGGATAATTATTTTGCAGAAGACCTTAACATTTTAGTTTCACAAACAAACACAGATCCATTTCAATTTATTTAA
- a CDS encoding pyruvate, water dikinase regulatory protein has product MADKKLVYVLSDSVGETAELVIKAGLSQFNDGEYQIQRVPYVEDKNTIDEIMQLAREKQGIVGFTLVDPELREYINDQASESGMEAIDIMGPMMNAMKRAFSRSPRLEPGLVHQLDEDYFKRVEAIEFAVKYDDGRDPRGIARADIILIGVSRTSKTPLSQYLAHKRLKVANVPIVPEVDPPEELYEVDPAKCIGLKINSEKLNDIRKERLKALGLGDQASYANLERIHQELEYFDKVVEKIGCDVVDVSYKAVEETANTIMRKIKNKA; this is encoded by the coding sequence ATGGCAGATAAAAAGCTTGTTTACGTTCTCTCCGACTCGGTGGGAGAAACGGCTGAATTAGTGATAAAAGCAGGTTTAAGCCAATTTAATGATGGTGAATATCAAATTCAGCGGGTTCCATATGTTGAAGACAAAAATACGATTGATGAAATAATGCAGCTTGCCAGAGAAAAACAGGGGATTGTAGGCTTTACCCTTGTGGACCCAGAATTGCGGGAATACATCAATGACCAGGCAAGTGAATCAGGCATGGAAGCCATTGATATTATGGGGCCGATGATGAATGCGATGAAGCGCGCTTTCAGCAGAAGTCCCCGTTTAGAACCGGGACTTGTTCATCAGCTCGACGAAGATTATTTCAAGCGGGTTGAAGCGATAGAATTTGCGGTTAAATATGATGATGGCAGGGACCCGCGAGGCATTGCCCGTGCAGATATAATTTTAATCGGAGTTTCCCGCACTTCCAAGACACCATTATCCCAATATTTGGCCCACAAACGATTGAAAGTTGCCAACGTTCCAATTGTGCCGGAAGTGGACCCTCCCGAAGAATTGTATGAAGTGGACCCTGCTAAATGTATTGGGCTGAAAATCAATTCTGAAAAACTGAATGACATCAGAAAAGAACGCCTTAAAGCTTTGGGACTGGGAGATCAGGCTTCTTATGCCAATCTGGAACGCATTCATCAGGAATTGGAATATTTTGATAAAGTGGTTGAAAAAATTGGGTGTGATGTTGTCGATGTGTCATATAAAGCGGTAGAAGAGACAGCGAATACAATCATGCGAAAGATAAAAAATAAAGCTTAA
- a CDS encoding DEAD/DEAH box helicase: MSHQFNQFSFQPEIKTVIEQLNFQTPTPIQQKVIPSILKGTSVIGQSHTGSGKTHAYLLPLFNQLDTNKREVKLVITAPTRELARQIYDEVRKVIDYAGMQGTWIAKLLVGGTDKQKMMDKLKKPPHIIVGTPGRILDMVKEDAISIYSASSFVIDEADLMLDLGFIREVDQLLLRADENIQILAFSATIPQQLEQFYSKYLKNPLHVKINDQLAPEQLEHVIVPIRHREASDIIIDISKTIHPYISIIFANGKDAADSLADSLLQKGLNVGIIHGGISPRERKRTLKDIQNLKFQYIVATDLASRGIDIKGVSHVINAQFPKEEDFYVHRAGRTARAGMEGTVISLYDEADYRLLEKLKQKGLTFAFRDLKNGEWKEAKAWNERTKRRKTDSSTNSEAWKKVKKPKKVKPGYKKKMKNEQEKIKKQMTSKSKKHRK; the protein is encoded by the coding sequence ATGAGTCATCAATTTAATCAGTTTTCTTTTCAGCCTGAGATAAAAACTGTTATCGAACAATTAAATTTTCAAACCCCGACACCGATTCAACAAAAAGTCATCCCGTCTATCTTGAAAGGAACCAGCGTGATTGGACAGTCGCACACTGGTTCAGGAAAAACGCACGCCTATTTACTGCCGCTTTTCAATCAGCTTGATACAAATAAACGGGAAGTCAAATTGGTTATCACGGCACCTACACGGGAGCTTGCAAGGCAAATATATGATGAGGTCAGAAAAGTTATTGACTATGCAGGAATGCAAGGAACCTGGATTGCGAAGCTGCTAGTCGGAGGAACCGATAAGCAAAAAATGATGGATAAATTAAAAAAACCTCCGCATATTATTGTTGGAACACCAGGACGAATACTGGACATGGTAAAGGAAGATGCAATTTCAATTTATAGCGCTTCTTCGTTTGTGATTGACGAAGCTGATCTGATGCTGGACTTAGGTTTCATTCGGGAAGTTGACCAATTGCTATTGCGGGCAGATGAAAACATTCAAATCCTTGCTTTTTCGGCCACTATTCCGCAGCAACTGGAGCAATTTTACAGTAAATATCTTAAAAACCCGCTCCATGTGAAAATTAATGATCAATTAGCACCCGAGCAACTGGAGCATGTCATAGTTCCGATTCGCCATCGTGAAGCGTCAGATATAATTATCGACATTTCGAAAACTATCCACCCTTATATAAGCATCATTTTTGCAAATGGGAAGGATGCAGCGGACAGTTTAGCGGATTCATTACTGCAGAAAGGTCTTAATGTTGGGATTATTCATGGCGGGATTTCACCAAGAGAACGAAAACGAACACTTAAAGACATCCAAAATCTTAAGTTTCAATATATTGTTGCAACAGACCTTGCTTCACGGGGCATCGACATTAAAGGCGTCAGCCATGTCATAAATGCACAGTTCCCTAAAGAGGAAGACTTCTATGTGCATCGGGCCGGCCGGACTGCACGGGCCGGAATGGAAGGCACAGTCATCAGTTTATATGATGAGGCGGATTACCGGCTGTTGGAAAAATTAAAACAAAAAGGGCTGACGTTTGCATTCCGTGATTTAAAGAATGGGGAATGGAAAGAAGCCAAAGCCTGGAATGAACGAACCAAGCGCCGAAAAACAGACAGCAGTACGAATTCTGAAGCTTGGAAAAAGGTTAAGAAACCAAAAAAAGTAAAGCCGGGCTATAAGAAGAAAATGAAAAATGAGCAGGAAAAAATCAAAAAACAAATGACGTCCAAGTCAAAAAAGCATCGAAAATAA
- a CDS encoding tRNA (adenine(22)-N(1))-methyltransferase, whose amino-acid sequence MNNTVKLSRRLQKVASFIMEGSRFADIGSDHAYLPCYVCQNDRHAYAIAGEVNEGPFQSAQKAVQTFDLQNRIEVRLGNGLQILDDGEVNLAVIAGMGGSLIKTILDEGKSRLGSVQRIIAQPNVDERSVRSWFSAYGYSISNETMVEESGHIYEIIVADKNDGPQSLTDRQLLFGPSLLNQKSNLFYVKWNHEYKKRQRVIEQMKRAATPDYDKLDVFKKELIWIEEVLHDGSSYA is encoded by the coding sequence ATGAATAATACAGTTAAACTTTCCAGACGACTGCAAAAAGTCGCATCATTCATCATGGAAGGAAGCAGGTTCGCTGATATCGGTTCAGATCATGCTTACCTTCCTTGTTATGTCTGTCAAAACGATCGGCATGCATATGCGATAGCCGGGGAGGTGAATGAAGGACCTTTTCAAAGTGCTCAAAAAGCGGTACAAACCTTTGACTTGCAAAACAGGATTGAAGTCAGACTGGGAAATGGGCTTCAAATTTTAGATGATGGTGAGGTGAACCTGGCAGTCATTGCGGGTATGGGCGGTTCACTGATAAAGACGATATTAGATGAAGGGAAATCTCGTTTAGGAAGTGTGCAGCGGATAATTGCTCAGCCAAATGTTGATGAGCGCAGTGTCCGTTCCTGGTTCAGTGCTTATGGCTATTCGATTTCAAATGAGACAATGGTTGAAGAAAGTGGTCATATTTATGAAATAATAGTTGCTGATAAAAATGATGGCCCTCAAAGTCTGACGGATAGGCAATTATTATTCGGTCCAAGTCTTTTAAATCAAAAATCTAATCTGTTTTATGTCAAATGGAACCATGAATATAAAAAACGGCAGCGGGTTATTGAACAGATGAAACGGGCGGCAACACCCGATTATGATAAACTTGATGTATTCAAAAAAGAATTGATATGGATAGAGGAGGTTTTGCACGATGGCAGCAGTTACGCATAA